Proteins from one Suncus etruscus isolate mSunEtr1 chromosome 3, mSunEtr1.pri.cur, whole genome shotgun sequence genomic window:
- the NDUFC1 gene encoding NADH dehydrogenase [ubiquinone] 1 subunit C1, mitochondrial translates to MAPSSLLRPVSRLLVPGRLPSALSARSKFYVREPLHDKPDWLKVGLTLGTSVVLWGMLIKQHNEDVSEYKRRNGLE, encoded by the exons ATGGCGCCGTCCTCCTTGCTGCGCCCCGTGTCCAGGCTGCTGGTCCCCGGCCGGCTCCCGAGCGCCT TGTCAGCGCGGTCAAAGTTCTACGTGCGGGAGCCATTACACGACAAGCCCGACTGGCTCAAAGTGGGGCTGACCTTGGGCACCTCCGTGGTCCTGTGGGGCATG CTCATCAAACAACATAATGAAGATGTTTCAGAGtataagagaagaaatggattggaataa